Proteins encoded by one window of Vicia villosa cultivar HV-30 ecotype Madison, WI unplaced genomic scaffold, Vvil1.0 ctg.001084F_1_1, whole genome shotgun sequence:
- the LOC131633191 gene encoding uncharacterized protein LOC131633191, translating into MDGVLLVNEILDWAKRKNKSCLLLNVDFEKAYYSVSWNYLRSVMNNIGSGVQWFDWMEAFIFMIHMFVLLNGSVRKDFKAQKGLRQGDPLSLFIFVLAMEGLTSLVRKSVELGDFKPFKYGEVEYVDILQFADDTVILREACSDNLWSMKVLLGDFELISGLKTLSNIDSNQPIKALIGFEIQLLQK; encoded by the exons ATGGATGGTGTTTTGTTGGTGAATGAGATTCTTGATTGGGCCAAAAGAAAGAATAAGAGTTGCCTCTTGCttaatgttgattttgagaaggcgtATTACTCTGTTTCGTGGAATTATCTTAGATCTGTGATGAATAACATCGGGTCTGGAGTTCAGTGGTTTGATTGGATGGAAGCTTTCATTTTCATGATCCATATGTTCGTTCTACTGAATGGGAGTGTTAGGAAagacttcaaggctcaaaagggtttgcGTCAAGGTGACCCATTGTccctatttatttttgttttagctATGGAAGGGCTAACTTCTTTAGTTAGAAAATCGGTAGAGTTGGGAGATTTTAAACCTTTTAAGTATGGTGAAGTGGAGTATGTGGATAttttacaatttgcggatgatacagtAATTCTTCGCGAAGCTTGTAGTGACAACCTTTGGAGTATGAAAGTTTTGTTGGGAGATTTCGAGCTTATTTCGGGTTTGAAAACTTTG TCAAACATAGAttccaatcagccaataaaagcactaataGGGTTTGAAATTCAACTTCTACAAAAGTAA